The proteins below are encoded in one region of Deltaproteobacteria bacterium:
- a CDS encoding DUF1638 domain-containing protein yields MNTVIIACRTIAEELRVALGETGCPYPVLWIESGLHLKPDSLRKRLQEELDHIENVSQTLLAFGYCGNALLGLRAGDFRLIFPRVDDCITLMLGSGLRREEICRECGTYFLTKGWLDYERNIWGEYQETVRRYGKEKADRVFKAMLRHYQRLGIIDTGAYDLGRFLVRVQNISDALALKPQVIQGTLDYLKKLLTGPWDEDFIQINPGETVTLKHIFREAATPPRETPALQPHL; encoded by the coding sequence ATGAATACTGTGATTATTGCCTGTCGTACTATTGCCGAGGAGCTGCGGGTGGCCCTGGGAGAAACCGGGTGCCCTTATCCCGTATTATGGATAGAATCAGGGCTGCACCTGAAACCCGATTCCTTAAGAAAGCGCCTCCAGGAGGAACTGGATCATATAGAGAATGTCAGCCAGACCCTCTTGGCTTTCGGCTATTGCGGCAATGCCCTGCTCGGGCTGAGGGCCGGAGACTTTCGTCTCATCTTCCCCCGCGTAGACGATTGCATCACCTTGATGCTGGGTTCCGGCTTGAGGCGTGAAGAGATTTGCCGCGAGTGTGGGACCTATTTTCTCACCAAAGGGTGGCTGGATTATGAAAGGAATATATGGGGGGAATACCAGGAAACGGTAAGGCGTTATGGAAAAGAAAAGGCCGACAGGGTTTTTAAGGCCATGCTCCGCCACTATCAGCGATTGGGTATTATTGACACCGGCGCCTACGATCTGGGCCGCTTTCTGGTACGGGTGCAGAATATCAGCGATGCCTTGGCCCTGAAACCTCAGGTGATCCAGGGAACACTGGACTACCTGAAAAAGCTCCTGACCGGTCCATGGGATGAAGACTTCATCCAAATCAATCCCGGCGAGACCGTAACCCTGAAACATATTTTCAGGGAAGCTGCGACGCCTCCTCGGGAGACCCCTGCACTCCAGCCTCATCTATGA